GATACACCGCCCCGCCCCGGACCAGGTAGTCCGGCACGTTGCCCCGGCTGCCGTAGACGAAGCGGCTCACCATGGCGCCGGTGCTGTCGAGCTCCGCGATGGGGTTGAGCTGGTTCTGGTACAGCCAGCGGTGGGTGACCGCGCCGTTCCACTTCCGGCCCACCCGCCGGTTCTGGCCGTCGATCAGGTACTCGACGCTGTCGCCGGTCGGCAGCACCACCTTGAGGAGGTTGCCCAGCGCGTCGTACTGGTAGCGGGTCTGGGCGCCGCTGGCCGAGTCGGTCTTGGTCTGGAGTTCCCCGTTCGAGCCGTAGGCGTAGAGGGTGACCACCCCGCCGCTGGTGGCGCTCCGGGTGAGCCGGTCCTGGGCGTCGTAGCTGGAGCTGACCGTCCCCAGGGCGGTGGTGAGGCTGGTGCGGTTGCCGTTGGAGTCGTAGGCGAAGGCCTGGTGCAGCGCCCCGTCGAGCGAGTCGCGGAGCAGGCGGCCCACCCCGTCATAGACGTAGCTCCAGCGCCGCACCTGGAGCGTGCCCCCGGCCTCCCGGGCCGAGTCGGTGAGCTGGGTGATCCGGCCCAGGCTGTCCCGCACGTAACCGGTGCCGAGGAGGGTGGTGCCGCTCCGGGCCTGGTGGAGGCCGGCCAGCTCCCCGCGACTGGTGTAGCTGTAGCTCCCCCGGACGGGGCCCAGGGTATCGGCCAGCAACAGGCCATGGGTGCCACTGCGGCCCAGGCGGAGCGCCCCCGCCGCCACCAGCAGCCCGTCGCGGTCGTAGCTGAAGCTCACGGTGCTCGTGCCGTGGACCGTCTGGGTCTTGACCCGGAAGGCGCTGTCGTAGGCCACCTGGACGCTGTCCCGGAGCGGGCCGGCCCAGGTCACCTTGGTGGGGAGGCTGCCGTCATAGGCAAACTTGAGCGTGTCGTTCCCCGGCGCGGTGATCCGGGTCAGGTTGCCGCTGGCGGCGCTGTAGCTGAACCCGAGCGTCCCGCGGTCGAACTGCACGGTGCTCGGCCGCCCGGCGGTGTCGTAGCCGAAGCGCACGGCGATGGAGTCGGGCCGGACGATGCTGTCCCTGTCTCCCCTGCGAGACGTCGCTAGTCCGATCGTGACGGGACGAACTCGAAGGGCTGAGAACCATCACCTTCTTTGTAGTCAAATGCCTCGATCCTCCTTAACTCAGCTGGCCGATTGATGAATGCCACTATCTGGCGGGCCGCCGCCGGGGAGGCCAAATGCTCTATGGAGCGCAATGCCGAGACTGGATCCACGTCGAGCCGCGCAGCCGCGTGACACAACAGCGCGAGTGGCGTGAGACTATCCCGCAGATCTTGACTGAAGTCCTCCAGGGCAAGGGCAGCGAAACCTTGCTGCAATTCCTCCGACGACCGCAATCCTATGGCTCTGGCAGCCCGCTCTTTGGCGAACCAGAGCAACAACGCCGACATGTTAGCGTTCATGCGACTCCTGACTTTCTCGCGAAGGATGTCATCGCGCCCATTCACCACTTCCAAAAGAGAATGGATCGCCCCTTCCGCGGCCCGCCTCCCCGTGGCGCCGCGGAGGTCCCTTGCGCCGAGCGTCGTGAGCGTCTCCAGTATCCTGTCCAACTCGGTAGTCCCGGCCATTTGCTCTCGTCCTAATCGGATGCTGCGGATGGGGCGATGCCTACGTGATGTCAGGTACCCCAATCCATGCCCTACTGATACCGCCCACCCGAGCCACCCTGGTGCCTGCCAGTAGCCAGGTCGACGGAGAACGGTACGACGGTCCCACCAGTAGGATCGGAAGCCTCACCGGCGAGGTGGTTCCCTCGGATGCCCAAGATGCGGATTCCGTCGATTGAGACTCGTTCGCTGACCCAACGTATCCCCTGCTCGCCCAATCCAGCCAGTTGGGTGTACCCTGTCAACACAAGGACTTTCTGCTCCGGAGCAGGGAGGACCTCACAAACCGGGGAGATGGGAACCTCGAACCAGTCGCGGGGCATGTCAGTGCGAACAGCGACCGCCAATCCCTTGGACACAACCAATAGCCTGTGCAGATGAGGGGTACTGGCCACCAAGTCCAAGGCATCTCCGGTTGGTGATCCGAACGCGAACACGCCAAGCCAGGACCTACCGCCGACCGGCGAGACGCGCACGATCATCCCATCGTGCCCGGTCGCACTGGACCCGCCAGGGAAGTAGTACCTTGGCTCGTCGACCGCACCGCTGGGAAGTGAGGCTGGTGCGGCGTCGAAGCTCTTGGGAAACGCCCACAGTTGCCGGACCACGGTGCCGACCCTCTCAGAAGGGGTTGAAATAGCGGTGGGTGATGACCCCATTGAAATCCTTGTAGAACTGGAACACTCCCTCTATCGCCCGTCCACCCACACGGAGTCCACCGGGGATTTCCAGGCTCGTGTAGGCGGCGCCATCACCTCCAATGAACGTTGATACCCGACCGGCTGACTCAAACGCATGCACGCTCTCGCTGAAGCCATGTTGGATGGGGTCCCTGAGGTTCTTTGCCAGGACCTCGGGTGAGTAGCTGGTGCCCTCGAAGAATGACGTGGCCGATCTGGCCGCGCTAAGCTCACCGGCAACCCACCCACCACCAAGGGCAAGGCTGGTCTTCCACCACGTATCCGGCGTCCACAGCGCCGCGAATAGCCCTCCGCCCAACGCCGCCGCGCGCTGCAGACCCGAGGCCGATGGATCACAAAAGACCGAGCGGTAGTAGTTGAGAGCGGCTTCACCATCTCGCGGGAGGAACCACGACAAACCGGTCGGGTCAATCCGGTTCACCGGGTCACCGCCAACATGCGCGTACAGGGCGAGGTCCGGGGGAAGCAGACCAATCGGATCCTTCGCCGTCCACCGCCCCACCGCGGGATCATAGTCCCGCGCCCCGAACCGCACCAACCCCGTCGCACTGTCCGTGAGCCCGCCCGCGAACCCGAACGGCTGGAAGCCCGCCCCACTGTCCGCGAGGACGTTGCCCCAGGCGTCGTAGGCGGTCCACTGCGCCACCGCGCCGGTGGCGGTGTCCACCACCGCCCGGACGCTCCCCAAATGGTCGGTCACCAGACGATACACCGCCCCGCCCCGGACCAGGTAGTCCGGCACGTTGGCCCGGCTGCCGTAGACGAAGCGGCTCACCAGCGCGCCGGCGCTGTCGAGCTCCGCGATGGGGTTGAGCTGGTTCTGGTACAGCCAGCGGTGGGTCACCGCCCCGTTGAGCTTCCGCCCGACGCGGCGGTTCTGGCCGTCGATCAGGTACTCGACGCTGTCGCCGGTCGGCAGTACCACCGTGAGGAGGTTGCCCAGGGCGTCGTACTGGTAGCGGGTCGGGGCGCCGGTGGCGGAGTCGGTCTTGGTCTGGAGTTCCCCGTTCGAGCCGTAGGCGTAGAGCGTCACCACCCCGCCGCTGGTGGCGCTCCGGGTGAGGCGGTCCTGGGCGTCGTAGCTGGAGCTGACCGTGCCCAGGGCGGTGGTCAGGCTGGTGCGGTTGCCGTTGGAGTCGTAGGCGAAGGCCTGGTGCAGCGTTCCGTCGAGCGAGTCGCGGGGTCCAGCCGGGGCAGCGCGGCGAATGAGTCACCCGAGCGGATTGTCACCGAACGAGAGTTCTATCAGCGCGTCGTCGACCCCCTCGTCGGTCAGGTACTTGTGCCCTGGCGCGCCATGGACAAGGAGTGAGTCTACCTTCTCCACCGCCCACTCCCACTGCCCCTCCGACGTGACCCACCAAAGGACGCCAACGCGCTCCTGCGCGCTCGAGGAAGAGCGTCCCTCGTCAGGGCGCCAACAACGGCAGCACCAACCGTAGTAGCAGGGAGGGAGCGCAACCAGGACGACCGCGCGGGCGACCGGCGGCGCAGCACCAACCGCCCCACGCTCGCGGCCCGTACCCAAGGGAGGGGAGGACACTTCCGCGGGCGGTCCAAGCCTCGCAACGTGTGCCGCCCTTCAGAGGCGCGTGCGTATTCGGCATGAGGGCTGCGATGAAGTACCCCCGCTCCCCCGCGCGAGATCGCACTTGACGGGCGGATGACGTAGCCTTCAGCGTCTCCGGCGCGGACGGGGAAGCCCTTGACCGCTTCCGCACACCAAGGCCCGGAGACGAGACTCTTGCAATCGACTCAACTCAATCTCCAGACCAAGGAGGCTGGTTGGTAGCGCTAACGCACGGACATCCTCGAATAGTACATCGACCTGGCCGGCTTTTCAGATGCTGTGCTCTAAGCAATAGCAGCCGGTGACTTACCGAATAGGACCACACTTGGAATGGGCGATCCCACTTCAGGCGGGCACCCCACTCATGACTTGAAGCAATGTCCCACGAGCCGCCCGTCATTGGTATGCTCCTGAGCGGCCGTGGCGCAGCGGGTCCCTATCCCGTAGTTGGTTGGGCAGCCGGTTCACGGCGCAAAGGGATTGAGGAGCACCTGTCCACCACGGTTCACGAATGTGACCTGTGATAGCCTTACCGGCCTGATAGAGCATTCCCATTTCAAAGTCGGTGAATCGGCCGGATTGAGACAGGCCCCACGCCGCCCCCATGACCTGGTCATGTGGATGGTCCCTCCCCGACATCCCTTCAACGCTCAGCGGTAATCCCGAGGCAGCGGGATTCAGCAATGCTCGCTGCAACTCTGGAATGAACTCTGGCACCCAATCTCCGACCGCCAACCAAGCCGC
The Gemmatimonadota bacterium DNA segment above includes these coding regions:
- a CDS encoding RHS repeat-associated core domain-containing protein, coding for MTLYAYGSNGELQTKTDSATGAPTRYQYDALGNLLTVVLPTGDSVEYLIDGQNRRVGRKLNGAVTHRWLYQNQLNPIAELDSAGALVSRFVYGSRANVPDYLVRGGAVYRLVTDHLGSVRAVVDTATGAVAQWTAYDAWGNVLADSGAGFQPFGFAGGLTDSATGLVRFGARDYDPAVGRWTAKDPIGLLPPDLALYAHVGGDPVNRIDPTGLSWFLPRDGEAALNYYRSVFCDPSASGLQRAAALGGGLFAALWTPDTWWKTSLALGGGWVAGELSAARSATSFFEGTSYSPEVLAKNLRDPIQHGFSESVHAFESAGRVSTFIGGDGAAYTSLEIPGGLRVGGRAIEGVFQFYKDFNGVITHRYFNPF